A genomic segment from Candidatus Atribacteria bacterium ADurb.Bin276 encodes:
- a CDS encoding LemA family protein yields MGWIIGIIILIVVVYIISLYNRLVVLKNKVDNSWAQVDVQLKRRYDLIPNLVETVKGYATHEKEVFENIAKARQVAISAQSPAEKSQAENQLTQALRQLFAVAEAYPELKANENFMHLQNELSETENKIAYSRQFYNDTVFMYNSSIEKFPANIFAGMFGYKKREYFETQGEEREPVKVQF; encoded by the coding sequence TTGGGTTGGATTATAGGAATAATTATATTGATCGTGGTTGTTTACATAATATCGCTCTATAACCGCTTAGTGGTACTTAAAAATAAGGTCGATAATAGCTGGGCTCAAGTTGATGTTCAGCTGAAACGGCGGTATGACCTTATCCCCAATTTAGTAGAAACAGTTAAAGGGTATGCTACTCACGAAAAAGAGGTCTTTGAAAATATTGCCAAAGCTCGACAAGTCGCTATTTCTGCACAAAGCCCCGCTGAGAAAAGCCAAGCGGAAAACCAGCTTACCCAAGCGCTTCGTCAATTATTTGCTGTTGCAGAGGCATATCCGGAATTGAAAGCCAATGAAAACTTTATGCATTTGCAAAATGAATTAAGTGAAACAGAAAATAAAATCGCCTATTCTCGCCAGTTCTATAACGATACCGTGTTCATGTATAATTCGTCAATTGAAAAATTTCCAGCCAATATTTTTGCCGGAATGTTTGGATATAAAAAGAGAGAATATTTTGAAACTCAGGGTGAAGAACGAGAACCAGTTAAAGTACAGTT